The Duffyella gerundensis genome contains the following window.
GCTGACTATGGACGATATGGGTATGGGCGGCATGGATCATGGCAGCATGGGCGATATGGATCACAGCCAGATGCAGAGCATGAATAACGACACCATGACGGGCATGGATGGTAATGCTATGCAGGCTATGGATGGCTCTGGTGTCTCCGGAGCTGCAGAAAGTATGCCGGAAATGGACCATAGCGCCATGGCCGGGATGGATCACGGCAGTATGAGTGGCATGGGGGACATGCAGAAACATCCTGCATCTGAAACAGACAATCCTCTGGTTGATATGCAGGCCATGATGCCGGCGCCTAAATTAAGTGACCCGGGCATTGGTCTGCGCAATAACGGCAGAAAAGTCCTTACGTATGCCGATCTGAAAAGCACATTTGACGATCCGGACGGGCGTGAGCCATCGCGTACCATCGAGCTACATCTCACCGGACATATGGAAAAATTCGCCTGGTCATTCAACGGTATTAAATTCTCCGATTCAGAACCGGTTACGTTGCGATATGGCGAACGCGTGCGTGTGGTGCTGGTTAACGACACGATGATGACGCACCCCATTCACCTGCATGGTATGTGGAGCGATCTGGAGGATGAGGACGGTAATTTCCTGGTACGCAAACACACTATCGATATGCCTCCGGGTACCCGCCGAAGCTATCGGGTGACTGCCGATGCACTCGGGCGGTGGGCTTATCACTGTCATCTTCTTTTCCATATGGAAACCGGCATGTTTCGTGAAGTCCGGGTTACAGAGTGAGGTAGCGATAATGTCAGTTTCAGGATGGAATGATATGACAAAGTATTTTTCACGTTCCGCTGCAGGTTTGCTGGCCTGCACTGCGTTTGCCGGAGCGATAGTGATGCCCGTGTTTGCAGCACCTACGGGACCATCTGACAATTTACAACAGCATGATATGTCAGGCATGGACCATTCTGCTATGCAGGGAATGGATCATGCTCTATAGGAAGGAATGACGCCTGGGACATCCGGTATGGAGGGTATGGAATCCATGCAGCCCGCGGCGCCAGCAGAAGCCGTACACCATTCCGCCGGTTACGGAGGCGGACCGTAAGGCAGCATTCCCGGACGTACATGGGCATAAGGTTCATGACAACAGCATAAATTACTTTGTGCTTGCCGATCAGCTGGAATGGCAAAAAAACAACGATCCGGGTGGCTTCAGCTGGGATGTAAGCGGCTGGGCTGGCGGGGATATCAATCGACTCTGGTTACGTAGCGAAGGTGAAACCACCCGAGGTAAAGTCGAATCCGCAGAAGTTCAGGCTTTATGGGGGCATGCACTGACACCCTGGTGGGACGTGGTTGCCGGTGCCCGGCAGGATTTCAGACCCGGAAAACCGCAAACCTGGCTGGCTGCTGGTTTTCAGGGCATGGCGTTGTACAACTTTGAAAGTGAGCTGACTGCGTTTGCCGGCGAGCAGGGACGGACAGCGCTCAGGCTGGAAGCCGAATACGATGTGCTGCTGACCAATCGCCTGATCCTGCAACCTTCCTTTGAGGCGAATATTTACGGGAAAGATGATGAGGCACGGGAAACCGGTAAAGGCCTTTCCAGTACCGAACTTGCTCTTCGCCTTCGCTATGAAGTGAAAAGAGAATTTGCACCTTACGTGGGGGTTTCGTGGAGCCAGCTCTATGGCAATACTGCTGATATGGCTGCCCGTGAAGGTGAAAAAGATAATGAAGTGCGCTTCCTCCTCGGGGCTCGCATGTGGTTCTGATGCAGTTAATTCAAACAAAACAGGTATTATTATGAAACATTCATCTGCCAAATATTTCTTCGCTTTAATTGCTTCTGGCGCGGCTTTTGCTGCACAGGCGCATCCGGAACTGGCGTCTGCTGTCCCTGCTGATAAGTCTCAGATAACGGCACCGTCTAAACTGGAACTGCATTTCACCGAAAATCTGGTAACGAAATTTTCCGGTGCCCGTCTTGTAATGACCGCCATGCCGGGCATGTCTTCTCATGCGCCAATGCCGGTTGCGGCTAAAGTCTCAGCGGGCAGCGATCCGAAAACGATGATTATCACACCGGCAAAAACTCTGCCTGCAGGAACCTATAAAGTGGAATGGCGGGCGGTATCTTCTGATACTCACCCCCGGACCGGCAACTACAGTTTCAGCGTGAAGTAATACCATGAACGATCAGACTTTTATTATCATCCGTTTTTTTCTTTACCTTGATCTTATGCTTCTTTTTGGCCTGCCTTTATTCGAAATTTATGGGGTAAAGGGAGTATTGAAGAAATCGGTATCGTTGTTCAGCGTCTGGTCGTTCTTTTTTACGCTCATCTCTGCTGGCATGGTTTTGTCCCTTGCAAATATGCTGCTTGTCGCTCAGGCCATGAGTGGCGTCAGTGATCCCGGCGAACTGACTCTCCATATTATGGAGATGGTTGTCGGGGAAACTGCAGTGGGCATGAGCTGGGTTATCCGCTTCGCTGCACTGGTCATGGCGTTTATCGGGCTTGGCCTGCGGCTCAGGCATGTCGGGCTGTCACGTTATGTGCTTACCCTGTCCGGCGGTATAGCACTTGCTACACTGGCATGGGGCGGGCATGCGGCAATGAATGACGGCATCAGCTACTATCTTCATCTTCTGAGCGATATCATTCATCTGACAGCGGCCGGGGCCTGGATCGGTGCACTGGCGGCTTTTACTCTGCTCTTATGCATCAAAAAGGCTGAAAAGGCTGTCTATGCCAGCCAGCTGGCCGCAGCGTTGTCGGGTTTTGCCCGTGCCGGCACGATCATTGTGCTGAGCATTGTCATCACCGCCGTAGTTAACTTCGTATTTATCGTTGAAAAGCCTCTGAGTACCCTGCCGGGCAGTGACTATGGTCTGCTGCTGCTGGTAAAAACTGTTCTGTTTTTTCTTATGCTGCTGCTGGCCGCCGCCAATCGCTTCCGGCTTACACCGCGACTGGAAACGGCCCTGCTTCAGGGCCAATATAAGATGGGTATTTACCTGATGCGTAAAAGCATTATCACGGAATTTACTGTTTCGGTACTGATACTGGCAACCGTCGCCTGGCTGGGCACGCTATCGCCGGGTACCGGTATGGAATAACGACTAACCGTATCCTGCAGGAAAGCTGCCCATGACCACTATGCTGATCGTTGAGGATGAACTGAAAACCGGTACCTACCTGAAACAGGGGCTTCTGGAAGCGGGATATGATGTAACCCTTGTAAACGACGGGCGTCAGGGACTGGAGCATATCCTGCGACAGCATTATGATCTCATTATTCTGGATGTAATGCTGCCCTCAATGGACGGCTGGGATATTCTTCAGCAGATGCGTATGGCCCGGCACGAAGAGCCCGTGCTGTTTCTGACTGCCCGGGATAACGTCAGTGAAAAGATTAAAGGTCTCGATCTTGGCGCGGATGACTATCTGCTCAAACCCTTTGATTTTGCCGAGCTCCTGGCGCGTATCCGCACCCTGCTCAGACGCAACCGTACGCAAACGTCCGGTACGCACCGCATTGCTGATTTGGTTATGGATGTCACCCGCCGGAGTGTGAGCCGTTCCGGCAAAAAGATACACTTGTCTGCTAAAGAATTTGTGCTGCTTGAGCTACTGTTACAGCAGACCGGAGAGGTGCTGCCAAGGAGCCTGCTTTCATCTCTGGTCTGGAATATCAATTTTGAAAGCGATACCAATGTGATTGATGTGGCCGTCAGACGACTTCGCAGTAAGGTGGATGATGACTTTACACCAAAGCTTATTCACACGGTACGGGGTATCGGATATGTGCTGGAGATACGGGAAGAGTGAAGCGTAACTGGTCCCTGACATCACGACTGAGCATAATCTTTGCCGGCGTGATGATGTCCGTCTGGCTTCTTTCGAGTGTGCTGCTTGTAGCCGCCCTCAGCAGTTATTTTCGTCATCAGGATGCCACATTGCTGACCGGAAAGCTTGAACTTGCCACAGAGCTTCTTGAGGGCGAGGTGCACGCCGGAAAGCTCGACAGCGCATCGCTTGCACGAAAGCTTTCGGATGCCATGGTTGGTCACAGCGGACTTTATCTTTCCGTTAAAACAACCGATAACCAGATGCTGGCCGACTATTCATCACCCGGTTTTTTGGTGCCTTATGAGCGCTTTAGCGACGAAGCTACCCGTCCGGGTATTATGCAGACGGTAGAGGAAGATAGCTGGCGTTATAACGTTATGGTCAGAAAAATTAATGCTAAGAGCGCAGGAAAACTAAACGATGTACTGATTACGGCCGCCTATGATACCAGCCTTCATGATGAGTTTATCGGTCAGCTTAAAAGATGGCTGGTCTGGTTTAATGTCGCCCTGATATTTATCTCCGTTTTTCTGGGATGGCTCGTCACCCGGATGGGACTCAGGCCTCTGAATGAAATAAACCGGCTTGCCTCAGCAATTACGATTAACAGCCTGAGCAAACGTCTCCCTGGCCATAATCTGCCAGCCGAACTAAAGGTAACAGTAGCTGAAATTAACAGCATGCTTGAACGGCTGGAAGATTCATTCTGTCGTCTGTCTGAGTTCTCTTCGGATATCGCGCATGAACTGCGTACCCCTGTCAGTAATCTGATGATGCAGACTCAGGTTGCGCTGTC
Protein-coding sequences here:
- the copC gene encoding copper homeostasis periplasmic binding protein CopC — translated: MKHSSAKYFFALIASGAAFAAQAHPELASAVPADKSQITAPSKLELHFTENLVTKFSGARLVMTAMPGMSSHAPMPVAAKVSAGSDPKTMIITPAKTLPAGTYKVEWRAVSSDTHPRTGNYSFSVK
- the copD gene encoding copper homeostasis membrane protein CopD; the encoded protein is MNDQTFIIIRFFLYLDLMLLFGLPLFEIYGVKGVLKKSVSLFSVWSFFFTLISAGMVLSLANMLLVAQAMSGVSDPGELTLHIMEMVVGETAVGMSWVIRFAALVMAFIGLGLRLRHVGLSRYVLTLSGGIALATLAWGGHAAMNDGISYYLHLLSDIIHLTAAGAWIGALAAFTLLLCIKKAEKAVYASQLAAALSGFARAGTIIVLSIVITAVVNFVFIVEKPLSTLPGSDYGLLLLVKTVLFFLMLLLAAANRFRLTPRLETALLQGQYKMGIYLMRKSIITEFTVSVLILATVAWLGTLSPGTGME
- a CDS encoding heavy metal response regulator transcription factor, giving the protein MTTMLIVEDELKTGTYLKQGLLEAGYDVTLVNDGRQGLEHILRQHYDLIILDVMLPSMDGWDILQQMRMARHEEPVLFLTARDNVSEKIKGLDLGADDYLLKPFDFAELLARIRTLLRRNRTQTSGTHRIADLVMDVTRRSVSRSGKKIHLSAKEFVLLELLLQQTGEVLPRSLLSSLVWNINFESDTNVIDVAVRRLRSKVDDDFTPKLIHTVRGIGYVLEIREE
- a CDS encoding heavy metal sensor histidine kinase, which translates into the protein MKRNWSLTSRLSIIFAGVMMSVWLLSSVLLVAALSSYFRHQDATLLTGKLELATELLEGEVHAGKLDSASLARKLSDAMVGHSGLYLSVKTTDNQMLADYSSPGFLVPYERFSDEATRPGIMQTVEEDSWRYNVMVRKINAKSAGKLNDVLITAAYDTSLHDEFIGQLKRWLVWFNVALIFISVFLGWLVTRMGLRPLNEINRLASAITINSLSKRLPGHNLPAELKVTVAEINSMLERLEDSFCRLSEFSSDIAHELRTPVSNLMMQTQVALSRERDAESYREVLFSNLEELSRLARMSSDMLFLAKSENGLMPLEKQDVSLNAELEELLDFFEPLAGDSGKTLSLQGEAVVRGDRLMLRRAMSNLITNAIKYSLPGSAINVLAEHHAGRVFIHISNPTENINRDSLNRLFDRFYRGDASRQHNTDGAGLGLSITRSVLLAHEGDLQVSMNDNVITFTAMMPAPREVF